TTGCACCTTTAAGAGtcaaaaatgggggaaaaaagaaatagaacgtTTACAAAAGGTAagttacatacattttttttttccaaaatatattcaAGAATAGTTGAGCTGTATTTGTTACTAAAGCCAGGGCATTATTTCTTTAGCAACAAATTAAACCAGTGCAATTGACATAAATTGTTAAGTAATCCAGGATTAACCCATTAAAACTGTAGAAGCACGTTAGGCTCCTACGCTAATCCTAGAAACTGGAATTTCAGTGAGTGCTTGTGTTGCACAGAACTAAAACTGGAATGACCTGATGCCATGCTGAATGGTATCACTTCATACTTAGTTTAATCATTCGATAGTACAAATCATGAGTTCCTCTATTAAAAGTTTTATTCACTTACAGAAAATTCAGATGCAAACAGTATTATGCCTATAATCCACAATTAAAAGAATCCTTTCCAATTTAAAGTTCCAGGTGAATTTTAAGTTAGAAAATAAGCACTAAGGAGAGTTTTTTCAACTTATGAAAACATCACATTGGAAACTTTCTGGAAAAGCTTCCCCCGCCCACCCattgtaaaataaatactttgtatcccaaatttaattttattaagacACACTTTAATAacgctataaagaaatattttacagcCATAGAGATCAATAACTTTCCATGcggaaataaaaaattcattgctCAATAATATTATTGAGGCAAGTGAAGAAAGATTACTCTGTTGTCAAtctgaaatgttaattttttcagTGCAAAAccagttataaaatatttaaactcaatatttaaaaataaaaagtggtccAATTCAGCAATGTTCAAGTTCTAAATTTCATAAAACAAATcattacatacattttatagTAAAATACAGAGATTCAAGAAGTACTTGAGTACTTAAGATATAAATTTCTAATGAATCATATCAAGTCAGCAACAATCAAGCAGATAACATTCCCAATTTGAGTGTCAGAATCATAAAGATGAAATTACTGTACCAAAGCCTTTTTTTCCTAGCTAAAAAGCTATACAAACTAACAGTCaacattctgttttctttgcagTTGCGTGCTCTAGAATGATATCCCCCCCAAGTACCTGTGATTTCATTCCTGTATTCAAATTTGATCCAGACAATTTTTATGTTCCAGGAACACTTAGCTGATATAACCATCTATAGTGTGAAGAGTCATGTACAGAGTACAGCAGTGGGTTTTTTCCAGCCAAGCGTAGGCTGACCTAAACTGGTCTAAGCTCTCTGCAAGTCATTCATGTATTATTCCTAGCAAACACACGGTCCCCTCGGAGGGTTAGGTGTTGAAGCTGGTACTGTAGCACTTCCGTGTCAGCTGGCTCCTTGATCATTTTATCTAGATTGAGGTAGTCCAGAGATTTGGAGTGAGCCCTCTTACCTTTAAGAAGACAAAGAGGCAGAGGCCCATGGAGGGCCTTATAAGGTTCATAAGGTAAAGATTTAGTGCACTTGTCTCCTGAGCTGGGCATCCGCCTTCGCCTCCTGCCATTGACAGCTGGAATCTCGTATGGCTGGTAGTACCTACTTCTGGTTTTATACAAACGAGAGGAACGGGCAAGTCCTGCATCTAGCTGTTTGGAGCGTAAGGATGGCATGGCTTCTGCCTTGCTCTCTTCACCTCCTGTGCACTTCTGAGCTAACTTCAGGAGTTCCTCACCAGTCGTGAAGCCAACCAAATAGTTAGAGTCCATGTGTAGGATCTGGTAGCCTGACACGGTCCTCCGCATCGGGGAGCAGGGTGTGCTGGAGCACCGGGgcttctctgcctctgcctttccCGGGGAGTTGGTCTCGGCCCCAGGGAAGGGCAGGGTGGTCAGAGTACTTCTAGACTCTCCATTAATATCGACTTCCATTTTAAGCACCAGTCTGCACAATCCTAAAAGTAAACAGACTTAGATTAGAAGAATATAATGCACAGAGACTCGGGCCAGGCCAGGTCCTTTTAGAAGGCTCAGGGAGCATGAAATAAACTTGCCTGAAAGACAGTCAATGTACCACTGACATGTATCTATGTCTACTAAACGTTTCAGAGTGAGCATGAAATGACAACTACCCCTCTGCTTTTAAGAACTGAAAGGCAAGTTAAAGTCTGATGTGCTATGAAAAAGTTCAGAAGGAgaggcaaacagaaaacaacaacaataatacttCTCTAAATGCAGCACTCCATTCAATCACATAAAGTTTATTCCTTAATGCAATATCAAGTGAGTCAAATACAGATCTCAGCATTAAGAAACGAAAGCAATCATACATAGTTTCATaagaacacataaaatatttctggcttgaaagttaaatttttccattatttaatttaaagtgTTTAGCTCTTGACACCTGCAATTCTTTTCAATTTGTCTTTAAGGAACATATAATAAAGCTGATTGAGCTGACGAATTTCTGCAAGGAATCCAATTTAGACTTCAAACAACTATTCGTAGAGTATGAGGAGTCTTAGGGGAAGGTTCCCCCAAATCTTGTAAATGTTCTTCCTTCCATATCCCCAGTGACTTAAAGAATatcattttatagtttaaaagttAATGCTAAATCCAATATAtcacataatttttaatactgaaaatgtataaaacaacagATGTCATTTTAATTTGACTATTTAATCATAAAATATACCACAGGCTTGACATTCTGTTTTGCAATACCCAAGACGTTGTACTTTTCAATAGTTTCATAAATGGCAGAATAATTCACaatgaatattaatattattccttAAGATTATTACAATACACAGTTTAGAAAGCTCCATTGACAAGAAATAGCACAAATGATGGCTAGGTTCCTAGAAAGCTACAGATAGATCAAATTTGGGAAACTAAAATACTAAGGGAAATAGTGACCGtttcatttctgagaaactatttgtACTTGCTTTTTAATTGGAAGTAGATAACATGGTTTTAAGTATCTCAGATTGCTAATAAAAATGACATCAActgattttaagacaaaaaaaatttacttaaaaatttattaaataactcTTATGAATCTTTTTACTAGACAGCCACTTCCTATTGAAGTATTTCTTAAAGATTGGGTAATCATTTAAAACCCAAGCAATTAGAaagctttgttttaaaaagaaacaaaaaacaaaaaacagcactTTATTCCTCCACATGCATGTTCTAACTTCTTTTATTAAAAGATTATGAAGTTACCAGATACCACCCTGTGCTCCCTGTGATCCCCActgaaaacaaacatttattacagTATTTGAGATAAAGCAATGCCAAAGGATCTACATGGTATTACTCACTATTTATTCTCAATTGTAGACTATTTCCCGTGTTTATTTCACCAAAATACTCTAGTCCCTGAACTCTTTTAGATTTAATCagctttattatattttaatgtaaaaataaagtatattatagtgtatttatattatttatataaaataaattatatttgaggaaatttatttctccattGATAGGACTGGAATACCAGGTGACTACCAGCTACTCTGATATGCACATAAGACTTCTCAGCTAATAAACTTTAGAGAGCCATACGAagcctcaacaaatatttacgctaaacaaacaaatattaacTTGGAGCCAAATGACAAATTTATCCTTCCTTTCTCACTAATTTTGTAACCCAGAAAGAATACAAGAGGACATAGCCAAGGCCTCCAACCTACGTAACCTGACTGGCAGCTGTTTCTCTGATACTTCATCCTGAAAAGGAGAGGAGGGTCAGTGAGGCAAAAAAATAACCAGGGCCATGGAGAatagggcacacacacacacacacacacacacacacacacaaagactggGCACCACACCCAAGGAGAGTCACCAAGGCAGTGACACTCAAGCTGTCCGTCTGCTCTGAGACTCTGGTCTAGGTCTCTTTCAAATCTGGCACTCCGTGACAACTCATGGAGTTCCACCAGGCAGCTTACTGCATTCTCATTTGGTATATTATAAATGTCTTTAAATCTATGACTTCAGACCCCACACATTCCAAACTGGGTAAAAATTCATGCAGAAGCGAGGCTAAAATTCATCTTTTTTGCCTACGAGGGAAAAAAACTTGCTAAGCAAGTTAATAGCGCACAAAGGTGCAGTAAAGAGGAGTGGACACAGGTTTCTGAGGGCAACACAATCATCAAAGGTTTGTCGCCATACTAAGCCAATCCTGCTGCATCAAGGTAAACTGTCAGAAATCCTGAGAATCCTTGGGGGTTGAAGATAAAGCCTAGAAGGACACAACGGTTTAGAGAAATAGGCAGAAATAATATATTAGCTAGAAAATACTTGGAAGTACCTGGAAAAttagaaatgtgaagacatgTGTAAAGGTCAAAATCTGATTTGATATGAAATAGACACTACTGTTAGATGAGTAACTCATCAGTTAAGTTCCCAACAGCCAAAtacaccataaaaaaaaaaaaaattgcttgagAAGAGAACTATACAAATAGGATCTTCACATATCAACCTGGTAGACAACGATTTAACCTAGGTTGTTAAGTAGTAGATGTGGTTTAAGAGCTCTGGAAATTTCAACCAGGCAGTCTGGCATATGAAATCTACCACATTTTACTGAGGTAGACAAAACATTCACTATGGAAAACACAATCTAACCAGAAAGTTGAAGGAGTAAGCATTTCTAATATCCTCCAACATAAATACTCAACAGAGCAACTAAAGTCAATGCAAAACAGGTCAGTATTCCAGGGAAGATTCCTGCGGGAGAGTCTCAAGGCGCCAGAACATGAAAAGGCTgactttaaatataattatatagctGCTATCTGCTGAACTTCTGATGAGCAATTCTCAGAGCTGGAAAACTGTACTTTTTGGCTATCAAACATCAGTATTTTTGCTCCAAACTACAAATAGTGTCTTCTCAAAACTAACAGTTCATTGGGTGGTTCATTGGTCTCCGCAATATACCGCCATATGTACAAGAACAACTTCAGGTCTCGATATTCACGTAGGAACACGAACACTGGAAACAAGACCCTCACAAACGGCTTCTGTTTTTCTAAAGGATTCTTTTTACTTATCTATTGCCCTTCTAAAAGCATCTACTACGCGGCACCAAGAAAGCTAGGCAGAGGCTGGGTTTCAGAAAAGCCAGCCCTCATtgtcaaatatttcatttgtagTTAGGCTGAATGCTGAATAAGCAGCATACCTCCCATTCTTCCGtgtgacagaaaacaaaacttatGCTACCACATTCCTGAGAATTTCTTGACTAGATTTAAATACTGAAGCAAGATCCTGAGATCAGTTACAGAATCAACTTGCTCAGGTCATTTTTACAACGGGGGCAGAAGCACTTTAGACACTGTCCCATCTGCAGAGGAAGAAGTCTAGGTACCTCCTAACTCCAGAattctggggggggggggggggggggggggcgggggaagaCACTAAAGacagatatacagatatacaGATGTCCAACATTTTCCACAGCAAAATTTCTTATTGAAAGACATTCATCAGGAAACTCAGCTACGGTGACTATAACTGGAGGTGGCCTGTGTTTAGCAGTATATTCTTCAGGTTTTACCATGAAAACAACTGCTTACAGGCTTGTGTTTTTTAATAAGCCTATTCATGACTCAGCATTTTGTTTCATATTGTCAAATAAACCTTGTATCCAAAAAGCTTGCTGCCAAGATAAACAATCACAAAGCACTCTCATAAATACTACTACAGGTACCACGCAACAGGTGCCACACTTCCCACTACATCAATAAGAATAGCCTGTGAGTCAAGAAATCAGGTCTAATGCCACCTGCTTCATTCCAGAGCACTAAAACCCAGAGATCAAGGATACCTTTCTTGCTCCCATTAATGCCTTTTATATATagtttaaagcaaaaatggactgtaagtagaaaacagaaaaaagtattaATGTTGTAATTACAGAAGCAGCAAAATGTCTGTGCAGAGAAGAAgctaaaacagaaaatgaaacaagaatagAAAAGTCAACTTGTAATTGAACAATGCTTTTAAAATTGAGCTTCTTAAAAAGTATCAGGAACAATACAACTTTTCAAATGACACCTAAGGTCTTCAATATCAAATTCCCTCACAATCCAACCAGTAACAATGGTACCAATGTATTTATAAAACATGAACGATTTGGCAATGTTTATAGATGCCTCTATATTGCTGAAATTTATGTGGATCCAACTAGATGACAAAGGTAACACTAATTCTTAAAAAATGTACAcagtacacattttttaaagcattgggTACAGAATGAAATTGTAAATTTTGGCTAAAACTAAAGCAGATAGGTCCAAATTACAACACATGTATAGGAGAACCTGGTGCACCAGGATAAGCACGTTCAAAAGCCTGTGACCCTTATAGAATCTGCATAGGTCTGAATACTCTCGGAGAGGCCAAATCTAAATTTGGGGCATAAATACcaatactttgaaaatataacCTAAATGCCCTTGTCTCCTTAGACCAGCTTTGAAAACAGGTGATACGTCTGACAAATGCTATAGAAAGAATTCCTTTTGAGAAACACTGTATCCTAACACCTGTATTTCATCTAAGAAACTCAAAAAATTAATTGCTTCATTAGCTTTCCTATATATAGAGTTCATTTATACATCAGTAGCATGCCTGCTAAAAAAATTCCAACTCCTCGAACCTTTAACTGAGATGTCAAAGGCATGAAATTCTCTTGTTAGACTCATTCCACCAAGTTTAATATTGCTCGTTTTTGCCATCTTCtcttaaaacatctttatttttctctattacaGACTGAATTAGTTTATCAAACATATTTTTTATGACAGGAGGGATGTGGTAAAGGTAGGGTACAATGTAATTctcatggagagaaagaaaagcaaaggttCCAAAAAGCTGAGAATGTGACTTAACACCAAGATACATCCAGATATTGCCCACAGTCAGCTCCTATGCTACAGGGTGTCTGAGTCAGTGACACACtccaagaaacaaaaattatttcactagGCTCAAAGCCTAGGGCACCATCCTAGTTGCTAATTTCTTTAACCATACAGAGGTATCTCAAAGAAGTCTTagagtcaacaaatattttttataaccACCATTCCCTTCCAGATACTTTCTACCTTTTTCTTACCCCACTAACCTGCTCAAAGGATTGTTTTctcttgttattgtttttgaaatCAGTAAAAGCAATACATGCAAACTGAAAGCTATCCAGTCCAAATAATTCATAATGATGTACTATAAATGGCAAAATCATTCTTCATCCCCTACCAATGCCGGACACATCTTGAGGAAATCtctattaatattttggtatatCCTTCCTTTTCCTGAGTATTTACAAATGTGAGAGTGAGTGATTACTTCCTTCTACAATGAAAACATGCAagagtacacacagacacacatgaatATTTCTGcagaaaattccagaagtaaaAATGCTGAGTCAAAGAACATGTACTTTGTAGGTTTTTATAGCAATTACCACAAAACTTTATTAATAATGCTTCTGGTTTTTATATGGATAATGTATTACTTTATATAactaaaaattaatgtaaacacTTTTAAAGAGTGTAATCTATACACTCATCAGAAGAGTGCCTGTTTCTCCTCTTATTGCTTAGAAATAGGaattatcaaaagaagaaaggaagatgatgTGCTTCCTTTTGTTTGATGTGTTTgattttttcaaagagaaaaagataaatgaaagggACATGACCACCATTCTTTGACCTCAAATCTCCTGATATTATTCTCACTTAAAAAACACTTAGACACtccttaaagaaatttacaaactAAATGcaaattttccttcaaaaaagGAAGAtaacatttcatttatatatattagaaaaatacatacagTGTACATTTCAAAAGCATTAGATACAGCATTCAATACCCCAATACCAGTATTCTGGCTGAGACTAAAGCAAACAGGTCCAAACCATAACACACGTGAGTGGAACCCCGTGCACCAGGAAGAACAGTCAAGAGAGTAGACCTGTATGAAATCTGCACAGCTTTGAACACTCTTCAAGAGGCCAAGCTTCCTATCTATTTGGCACAAAGAGCAACATTTTGAAAATACGATCTAGATGCCTTAGCTCCTTAGACCAGCTCTGAAAATAGCTAATAAGTTTCAAAACTGCTATACAAAGAATTCTTTTTGAAATTGCattctgagaattttttaaaataagattataaaaaaaaattcactcccAGTTATCAAAACACTGCTCCATAtgctttcactgtttttttttagCAACATACAGCAATACCATATAAGAGAAAACAGATATCAACAtaaccattttaaatatacagaataaAAATGTCATCATGTTAAGAAAATCCTTTTCAAGAGGTACTTGAATCAAACCATTCGAATAGAGCCATTTTGGGGGAAATAGGGTCTCCTAAGCAGGGCTAATACCAGTCCAGTGATATCTATGATATCTAGAGTCacctatttttgtgtttgttgtttgtctgtttgtttagacacagcgtcttgctctgtcacccatgctggagtgcagtagcgcaatgatagttcactgcagcctcaaaatcctgggctcaagcgatcctcccacctcagcctcccaagtagctgggacataggtgtgcatcaccacatctggttaattctttcttttatacttttagagatgaggtctcactatgttacccaggctggtctcaagcaatcctccctccttagcatcccaagtagctagaattacaggtgcgagccaccgcccctggctagAGTGATGCAGTTTTAATGCCAGAATCATCCTGGACATAACCTACCTGGAACCTCTACCTCCAAATATAGAGAAGACACTGAAATCACGAAGACAGGGTCCTGCCCAGAGCTATACAGGTAGTTAATGCCTATAATTACAACTCAGGCTCCCTGGCTCCAAGTCCATGCTGTGCTTCAAGCATGTGGTTCCCAAACTTGTCTACACACCAGAATCATGCAAGGAGCTTCAAAAACTGCTGATGTCTGTGTTCCACCCCAGATTTGTTGATTTAATTGATCTGGGCTGTAGCCTGGGTTCTGCAATTTGTAAgagattcccaggtgattctaatatgcatcTAGGTTTGGGAACTTGTCAGATAGAACTTATCAGATagaagagtttcactcttgtaagTCCCTGCTTTGTTTTTAATCAGTAATTACTGTATAGTCATGTTGGTGAACATAATTTTTGGCTGCTTATAATTGCTAACAGCCTACCCCTAGGTCTTCTAATTTACTGTTCCTAATCCACTGTGGGCTGGAAATGTCTGTTAACCAAACGTGTTAAAACTGcgtataagataaaaataaatctgtgcTGAATGAGAATCGGGCTCCTGCATCTGCACACACTTTGGCGTAGTGATTTTAGCTGCTTGGAAGCCTTTGTCAGGTGCAGCTACTTTAGAGACCAGTTTAGCACTTGCTTATAAAGTTGAATAAATTCTCATTAAACAACCCAGCCACCGTACTCATAGATACTtaacctaagagaaatgaaaatacatgtccaTACAAACACCTGAATGTGAATATTTATGACAGCTTCATTCACAGACACTGAAacgagaaaaaaatacaaatagctaTCAACAGGGAAAGAGATGAACAAACTGCAGTCCATCCCTACAATGGATACCACTCAGCAATGAAGTGGAACAATCTGGGAaaacactaagtgaaagaagcagatACTACACCTATATACTACATGTTTCCACTTAcgtggcattctggaaaaggcagaacTATTGGCTAGAATCAATCATTAATTGCCAAGGGCTAGGGTGGGGAGAAGGGATAACTACAAAGGGGAGAAAGGGAATTTTAgcaggtgatgaaaatattctactgGTTGACTGTAGTGGTCATTACATAACTggatacatttgttaaaatgcatcaaactgtacactttaaaaggatgGATTGTACTAAGTAATAATTCAATAAAcctgacattaaaaaataaatgaactctgTCACATATTTCCAAGTTTCAGATGGTcctctaaattttaattttttttgtaccatATAATTTCGGAATGAAAAGGAATCTTAATAGTTGTCCACGTATGTTTGAACACCTGCAGTGACAGGTAACTCACTACCTCCCAAGATGATTCATTTCACCTTGTGCAGCTCTGCTAGAATGTCaatttatttacacatatatctgtatgtacatgcatatatacgGTCAACCCTATGTCTCCAcaggttctgcatccatggattcaaccaaccacagagagaaaataattgaaaaagcaaaaaattacatCTACACTGAATACGTACAgaattttttcttgtcattattccctaaacaatttAGTGCAGCTACTATTTatgtaacatttacattgtaATAGGTATAATAAGTAATCTCTAGATTAAAGTATAcaagaggatgtgcataggttataggcaaatactatgccatttttgTATCAGGGACTTACATATcatcagattttggtatctgggggaagtcctggaaccaatctcccatGAATGCCAAGAAACAACTATACAAATATAGGTATATACagagatagatggatagacatagatacacacacatatattgctGTAGCTTCTACACACTTGCTCTAGTTTTGTGATTTATTTCTATTAGCTGAGTCAGTGACCAGgccacattattttttattcaatatcCTCTCAAAGTACTTTGTACTGTTTTTCAAACTTCTTACACTTTTCCTCAAAactgaaaattttagaaatgtttccatttttccaaCATTCTAAAGTGCATTTTCATAAAAGTAATAGGTTTTATCTACTTAATGAGGTTAAAGTATGTGTTTTTCCCTACCATTCCTTTGAATCATTCTGCTGCTGACTAGAAATTTAGAAATCACTTATTAGGAAACTCTGCCTTTTCCAAGGATTATGACCTCTCTACGTAATTCAAAGCAAGGATGTACAAAGATAATGGCCAAGTAGAATGACGCACCAAAGCATGGAGTCACCCTAATACAGTCTTGAGAATGCTAAAGAGCTACCATAGATCAttaggaatttcttttttcccttcaaagACTTCGAGCCACATGGACAACTATGTCAGCAAAGACACACAGATGACACACTGAAAAAAGACAACTAACGGAAGAAAACAGCATTGCATATTTTTAACGGTTTAAATCCAGGGTGTGATAAAAAGAATGTCACATTTTCACTGAACTGCTATATGACTAAGTGAAAATAATGCTCCTTTCAGACACCTGTTAGCTCATTCTTTACGTATGATAATATATAACCAGAATTTTTTGCAAATTATTTCAGCAATGTTTGGAGATTAATGTTTTTACTAAAATTTGCCCCAAATTGGAGCAACTATCTGTAACTACcacactttaaattttatttcataagatctttatattaaagaaatttaaaggaaggaaaacttagtcaaacatttcaaataaaataatatttgcatattgCAACAATTTCATTTCTCACCATTAAAAATGTGTAATTGGAGTATACATATTTGCAATAATACACCAACATTACACATTCACTTGATTGACATTTCACACTCACTTGTTTATTTATGTCGTCTTTAAAAACCACACTATGGTATTGTGTT
The Chlorocebus sabaeus isolate Y175 chromosome 23, mChlSab1.0.hap1, whole genome shotgun sequence DNA segment above includes these coding regions:
- the MACIR gene encoding macrophage immunometabolism regulator translates to MEVDINGESRSTLTTLPFPGAETNSPGKAEAEKPRCSSTPCSPMRRTVSGYQILHMDSNYLVGFTTGEELLKLAQKCTGGEESKAEAMPSLRSKQLDAGLARSSRLYKTRSRYYQPYEIPAVNGRRRRRMPSSGDKCTKSLPYEPYKALHGPLPLCLLKGKRAHSKSLDYLNLDKMIKEPADTEVLQYQLQHLTLRGDRVFARNNT